Proteins from a single region of Trichocoleus desertorum ATA4-8-CV12:
- a CDS encoding AIPR family protein: MPSYQDFSLIHTKVKKYAADFGFQESSNGFYHLVFDLILGLQDDEVEDSITDSNYLKKSGKNSGHDREIDAVYIEELENDENPRVHLFNCKYTDNDKKIASTHYPSGEIDKILSFLEDLMNKGEAFNTTVNPILYSKVEEIWNLFGSYPSFVIHLCANFGNGLPENERKRFERGISKYSNVEIECHLIDDLVKLITKGKKRRVNVKLKAVDDNFFGKTDGDLSALIANVEARELIRIVLDDESIRNKVDLDEEGYEDLKKYSILEDIFEDNVRIYQKKSQINKSIKKTALSDENYRFFYFSNRITITCDKVKYQNRRATTIEIENIQIVNGSQTIHALYEAFLEDSSKLTNIQLLCRIYETKEPSLSSSIAEYTNSQNPVKNRDVRSIDFVQQKIEQEFLAMDYYYERKHNQHFGKPKHKRIDAEKAGQFLMAFYNKMPLEAKDRKKFIFTEKYYEEIFNDDINADKILLPYKLCEKIELEKKVVRRNLSFQPEKSFVLHSSYYILYILHELSRQRSIEFRFENLQKIQGFYDEALEILRKAMNLERSFSRQNNFSEVAFLKTRNAKTRIDEILVQTT; encoded by the coding sequence GTGCCTTCCTACCAAGACTTTTCTCTAATTCATACCAAGGTCAAAAAGTATGCTGCTGATTTTGGCTTTCAAGAAAGCTCAAATGGTTTTTATCATCTCGTTTTTGATTTAATCTTAGGATTGCAAGATGACGAAGTAGAAGACTCAATCACTGACAGTAATTATCTGAAAAAATCTGGTAAAAATAGTGGCCATGATCGAGAGATTGATGCTGTTTACATAGAAGAACTAGAGAATGACGAAAATCCCAGAGTGCATCTATTCAATTGCAAATATACGGACAACGACAAAAAGATAGCAAGCACTCACTATCCATCAGGTGAGATTGATAAAATACTCAGCTTTTTAGAAGATTTAATGAACAAGGGCGAGGCGTTTAATACAACTGTCAACCCTATCCTATATTCAAAAGTCGAGGAGATATGGAACCTTTTCGGTTCATATCCAAGCTTTGTTATACACCTCTGTGCTAACTTTGGTAATGGTCTTCCAGAAAATGAGAGAAAGAGATTCGAGAGAGGAATTAGTAAATACTCCAATGTTGAAATTGAATGCCATCTAATAGATGATTTAGTTAAGCTAATTACGAAAGGTAAGAAAAGAAGAGTAAATGTAAAGCTAAAGGCTGTTGATGATAACTTCTTTGGAAAGACCGATGGAGATTTGAGTGCTTTGATTGCCAACGTTGAAGCTAGAGAGCTGATCCGAATTGTTTTAGATGATGAAAGTATTAGAAATAAGGTTGATCTAGATGAAGAAGGATATGAGGATTTGAAGAAATACTCAATTCTTGAGGATATTTTTGAGGATAATGTAAGGATTTATCAGAAAAAATCTCAGATTAATAAAAGCATAAAGAAAACAGCTTTGTCAGACGAGAACTATAGATTTTTCTATTTTAGCAATAGGATTACTATTACTTGCGATAAGGTCAAATATCAAAATAGACGAGCTACTACTATAGAGATTGAAAATATTCAAATAGTAAATGGAAGCCAAACAATCCATGCATTGTACGAGGCTTTTTTGGAAGATTCAAGCAAGTTAACAAACATCCAGCTTCTGTGTCGTATATATGAAACCAAGGAGCCTTCCTTGAGTAGTAGTATAGCTGAATACACTAACAGCCAAAATCCTGTCAAAAACCGAGATGTTCGCTCTATAGATTTTGTTCAACAGAAAATAGAACAAGAATTTTTAGCTATGGACTATTACTATGAACGCAAACATAACCAACACTTTGGCAAGCCTAAGCATAAGAGAATAGATGCTGAAAAAGCAGGTCAATTCTTAATGGCTTTCTACAACAAAATGCCTTTAGAAGCGAAGGATAGGAAAAAATTTATCTTTACTGAGAAATACTATGAGGAAATATTCAATGACGATATAAACGCAGATAAAATATTGCTACCCTACAAACTATGTGAAAAAATTGAGCTAGAGAAAAAAGTTGTAAGACGTAACCTATCATTTCAGCCAGAAAAATCCTTTGTTTTACATAGCTCATATTATATTTTGTACATTTTACATGAACTTTCCCGTCAGCGCTCTATCGAATTTCGTTTTGAAAACCTTCAGAAAATTCAAGGGTTTTATGATGAAGCTTTAGAAATTTTAAGAAAGGCAATGAATTTGGAGAGGTCTTTCAGTAGGCAGAATAACTTTTCGGAGGTTGCTTTTCTTAAAACTCGTAATGCAAAAACTCGAATTGATGAAATCCTTGTTCAAACTACGTAA
- a CDS encoding Uma2 family endonuclease has protein sequence MTPALPQTLTLEEFLKLPNLEESPAWEYVGGRAIQKPMPKTRHSILQKRLIAAIDNHSDTYTALPELRCTFGGRSIVPDIAVVAWNRIPLKETGEPEDDFLTAPDWSIEILSPDQKANRVIDNLLHCLQNGCQLGWLIDPDDYSVLIFAPQQEPKVSRGDQSLRVLAGIDLALNASQIFAWLQLGKR, from the coding sequence ATGACTCCTGCCCTGCCTCAAACCCTCACCCTCGAAGAATTTCTCAAGTTACCAAATCTTGAGGAATCTCCCGCTTGGGAGTATGTAGGGGGACGGGCAATTCAGAAACCCATGCCCAAAACTCGACACTCCATCCTGCAAAAACGCCTCATTGCTGCGATCGACAACCATAGTGATACTTATACAGCCCTGCCAGAGCTGCGATGCACATTTGGCGGTCGCTCTATCGTACCGGATATTGCAGTGGTTGCTTGGAATCGGATTCCACTCAAAGAAACTGGAGAACCAGAGGACGACTTTTTGACAGCACCTGATTGGTCTATCGAGATTCTGTCACCTGACCAAAAAGCCAATCGCGTGATTGACAATCTTTTACACTGTCTTCAAAACGGTTGTCAGTTAGGTTGGTTGATTGACCCAGATGATTATTCCGTTTTAATCTTTGCCCCTCAGCAAGAACCCAAAGTTAGTCGAGGAGATCAATCGCTGCGTGTATTAGCAGGGATCGATTTAGCATTAAATGCTTCACAGATTTTTGCTTGGTTGCAGCTAGGAAAACGATGA
- a CDS encoding N-acetylmuramoyl-L-alanine amidase, with protein sequence MIQITSFPSQVRNEEFLVISGTAVGYEGRPLTVIFDDRFENGAGAVAANGTWSLRFRFTQLGTRRLVFAIKDAQGNTIRSQPIAINVIDAPPKTIQITSAPQEVVARELFALSGTALGSEGKSVVLTIDNQFKINGGIVATDGSWRTQFQFLQPGTRRMTASTDDATGNPILSETVTIAVASAALRLSITPPSSSLQVGEGFVLQGEAKGFENGQQLVIRVDKQYVISRPIVQDQRWQATLFFNQGGKRLVELIASDQEKVEIELTVDNPQPTLQIFPYTLWTSTPTPDIIPDLINPQRITLHHTVIAALPANATQAQEIQRMRFILDIHLKSSGYSDIGYHYIVMPSGRVYEGRSSLKKGAHDVINDGFGVAVDGDFQNLRRVTPQQFDSVVAICTILCKRMRIIDPTTPVGTLVEGMVVRQLPRIIGHRDRVATGCPGTLYQRMNEIRQAVRTRL encoded by the coding sequence ATGATTCAAATTACATCCTTTCCAAGCCAGGTTAGAAATGAAGAGTTCTTAGTCATCAGTGGTACTGCTGTGGGCTACGAAGGCAGACCCCTAACCGTGATCTTTGACGATCGCTTTGAGAATGGAGCGGGTGCCGTGGCAGCAAACGGTACCTGGAGCCTGCGTTTTCGCTTTACCCAACTCGGAACTCGTCGTCTGGTATTTGCGATTAAGGATGCACAGGGAAATACGATCCGGAGCCAACCGATCGCGATTAATGTGATTGATGCTCCTCCTAAAACTATTCAGATCACATCGGCTCCCCAAGAGGTAGTAGCGAGAGAGCTATTTGCGCTGAGTGGGACGGCACTGGGATCTGAGGGGAAGTCCGTCGTCTTAACGATTGACAATCAATTCAAAATTAACGGTGGCATTGTCGCGACGGATGGCTCGTGGCGAACGCAGTTTCAGTTTCTACAGCCTGGTACACGCCGGATGACGGCTTCTACAGACGATGCCACGGGTAATCCTATCCTCAGCGAAACTGTGACGATCGCTGTTGCTTCTGCGGCACTACGTTTGAGCATCACTCCACCTAGTTCATCGCTTCAAGTGGGAGAAGGATTTGTGCTCCAAGGGGAGGCAAAAGGGTTCGAGAATGGTCAACAGCTAGTGATTCGAGTAGACAAACAATATGTGATTTCGCGCCCGATTGTTCAAGATCAACGCTGGCAAGCAACGCTTTTCTTCAATCAAGGAGGCAAGCGTCTAGTTGAGTTAATTGCGTCTGACCAAGAAAAGGTAGAAATTGAACTCACAGTAGATAACCCACAGCCCACGTTACAAATCTTTCCTTACACGCTTTGGACTTCAACCCCAACGCCTGATATCATTCCGGATTTGATCAATCCGCAGCGGATCACACTGCATCATACGGTCATCGCTGCTTTACCTGCGAATGCAACTCAGGCTCAGGAAATTCAACGAATGCGCTTTATCTTGGATATCCATCTCAAAAGTAGCGGCTATTCTGATATTGGCTATCACTATATCGTGATGCCGAGTGGTAGGGTCTATGAGGGCCGATCGAGTCTAAAGAAAGGGGCGCATGATGTGATTAATGATGGATTTGGAGTGGCGGTTGATGGCGACTTCCAAAACCTGAGACGCGTTACCCCACAGCAGTTTGATTCGGTTGTTGCTATCTGTACCATTCTCTGCAAACGTATGCGGATTATTGACCCCACTACACCAGTCGGTACTTTGGTAGAAGGGATGGTGGTTCGACAACTCCCTCGAATTATTGGACATCGCGATCGCGTGGCTACAGGGTGTCCCGGTACTCTCTACCAGCGCATGAATGAAATCCGTCAGGCTGTCAGAACACGACTCTGA
- a CDS encoding AGE family epimerase/isomerase, with translation MEHDFKQLAALYKNALLNNVIPFWEQHSIDWQQGGYFTCLDREGQVYDTDKFIWLQNRQVWVFSMLYNQLEQRSDWLKIAAHGANFLAQHGRDAEGNWYFAIDRLGNPLVQPYNIFSDCFAAMAFSKYALASGAESAKEIALQAYNNVLRRKENPKGKYNKTYPGTRPLKSLAVPMILANLSLEMEWLLPQEKLDQVLKATVQEVMTDFLDRDRGLMYENVAPDGSPVDSFEGRLINPGHGIEAMWFIMDISDRRQDTATIHQAVDVVLNILDFAWDTEHGGLYYFMDAEGHPPQQLEWDQKLWWVHLESLVALAMGYRLTGRDECWQWYQKLHDYTWSHFADPDYGEWFGYLNRRGEVLLNLKGGKWKGCFHVPRALYLCHREFEQLSANSI, from the coding sequence ATGGAGCACGATTTTAAGCAACTGGCAGCACTCTATAAAAACGCGCTCCTCAACAATGTCATTCCTTTCTGGGAACAGCACTCGATCGACTGGCAGCAAGGGGGCTACTTTACCTGCCTCGATCGTGAAGGTCAAGTGTATGACACCGATAAGTTTATCTGGCTGCAAAATCGCCAAGTCTGGGTTTTCTCGATGTTGTATAACCAATTGGAACAGCGCTCTGATTGGCTCAAGATTGCAGCACATGGAGCGAATTTCCTGGCTCAGCACGGTCGAGATGCCGAGGGAAATTGGTACTTCGCGATCGATCGCCTCGGCAATCCTTTGGTGCAACCTTACAACATCTTTTCTGACTGCTTTGCCGCAATGGCCTTTAGCAAATATGCGTTAGCTTCTGGCGCAGAGAGCGCTAAGGAGATCGCGTTACAGGCTTACAACAACGTATTGCGCCGCAAGGAGAACCCCAAGGGCAAATATAACAAAACCTATCCCGGTACTCGTCCACTGAAATCATTAGCGGTGCCTATGATCTTAGCTAATCTCTCTTTAGAGATGGAATGGCTGTTGCCTCAGGAGAAATTGGATCAAGTCTTAAAGGCCACAGTACAGGAAGTGATGACCGATTTCTTGGATCGCGATCGCGGGTTGATGTACGAAAACGTCGCGCCAGATGGCTCCCCTGTGGATTCTTTTGAGGGACGGCTGATCAATCCGGGGCATGGCATTGAGGCCATGTGGTTCATCATGGATATTAGCGATCGCCGCCAGGATACCGCCACGATTCACCAAGCCGTGGATGTAGTGCTCAATATCCTCGACTTTGCGTGGGATACAGAGCATGGCGGCTTGTACTACTTCATGGACGCAGAGGGGCACCCTCCCCAACAGCTAGAGTGGGATCAAAAACTATGGTGGGTGCATCTAGAATCATTGGTGGCCTTAGCAATGGGCTATCGCTTAACAGGACGCGACGAGTGCTGGCAATGGTACCAAAAGTTGCATGATTACACTTGGTCCCATTTTGCCGATCCAGACTACGGCGAGTGGTTCGGCTATCTTAACCGTCGCGGAGAAGTGTTGTTGAATCTTAAAGGCGGCAAATGGAAAGGCTGCTTCCACGTCCCACGGGCGCTATACCTGTGTCATCGGGAGTTCGAGCAGCTAAGCGCCAACTCCATTTAA
- a CDS encoding 50S ribosomal protein L11 methyltransferase, with product MSWIELSLDTTPEAVDWVQTLLAGTDYQGDVQVTAYSQLESRCPQEPETLVPEWAFTICLYLPYDIRVRTRIAEIESVLSPLHRTGLTTELQTAIVEEKPVLSEALSSLVHRIGDRFVVLPGDIPYQPETADEITLRIKTSLAFGSGLHPATRLSLRLLERHVVPEMQALDLGSGSGILSVAIAKLGGHVLALDNDRVAVESTQDAVERNGVQQRVRVMEGSLGGGSALGHWMGGDISDHIPTVQGAAEFDLIMANILARVHVVLAEDYRQALRQTHAPGGRLITAGFTTDHEAEVTAALTAVGFTVIDSERFDEWVALAYQL from the coding sequence ATGTCGTGGATTGAATTGAGCCTTGATACCACACCAGAGGCAGTGGATTGGGTTCAGACACTGCTGGCAGGTACAGACTATCAAGGGGATGTCCAAGTCACGGCTTATAGCCAGTTAGAGTCTCGCTGCCCCCAAGAGCCAGAAACTCTAGTCCCTGAGTGGGCATTCACGATCTGTTTATATCTCCCCTACGATATCCGGGTGAGAACTCGGATCGCCGAAATTGAGTCTGTGCTCTCGCCTCTCCATCGCACTGGGCTGACCACGGAGTTACAGACTGCGATCGTGGAGGAGAAACCTGTCCTCTCAGAGGCGCTGAGTTCCCTGGTTCACCGCATCGGCGATCGCTTTGTTGTGCTGCCAGGAGATATCCCTTACCAACCTGAAACAGCAGATGAAATCACTTTAAGGATAAAGACAAGCCTTGCGTTTGGCAGTGGTCTCCATCCAGCCACCAGGCTCAGTCTCCGATTGCTAGAGCGGCATGTTGTCCCTGAAATGCAGGCTCTCGATTTAGGCTCAGGCTCAGGAATTTTGAGTGTGGCGATCGCGAAGCTAGGCGGACATGTCTTGGCCTTAGATAACGATCGGGTGGCTGTAGAGTCTACTCAGGATGCAGTTGAGCGCAATGGGGTGCAGCAGCGAGTCAGAGTGATGGAAGGCAGCTTAGGGGGTGGCAGCGCGCTAGGGCATTGGATGGGCGGAGACATTAGCGACCATATCCCCACGGTGCAGGGGGCAGCAGAATTCGACCTGATTATGGCAAATATCTTGGCGCGGGTGCATGTCGTTTTAGCAGAGGACTACCGACAAGCGCTACGACAGACTCATGCCCCAGGAGGACGGCTAATTACGGCTGGTTTTACCACAGATCATGAAGCAGAAGTAACAGCAGCCCTTACAGCAGTAGGTTTTACCGTCATTGACTCAGAACGCTTTGACGAGTGGGTGGCCTTGGCTTATCAGCTTTAG
- a CDS encoding ABC transporter ATP-binding protein/permease — translation MDRLNFKVLQQFWAIAKSYWFGDEKWQARGLLLGVVLFLLAYTGLSVVLNNKRGVLISALSAQDEPRFWQTVTIFIAVLVIYAPLLAGYRYLRDRLSLQWRRWLTNRFLENYFSDRAYYHLNTSNTDIDNPDQRIAEDVRSFTQESLTFLLVLVESVLSVIAFSGVLWGISRPLVLFLVLYALVGTVVTTLVFGKPLVRLNFEQLKKEADFRFSLVRIRENAEAIAFYRGEEQESQQIQHRFLEVFDNVKRLLIWELNLNVLTNAYEFIPFVLPALVVAPAIFAGEMEVGKVSEAQGAFVRVFFSLNVVVARFQALTTFGAGINRLYTFAEFLEQTETSQTADTAALSSSPQTTIQTIAADRLAVEHLTLETPNHQRILIEDLSVDLSTGQGLLVMGPSGCGKSSLLRAIAGLWNAGRGSILRPEAGEILFLPQRPYMVMGTLRDQLLYPNTHIEVDDQSLKHVLQQVNLADLDERFGGFEAQRDWAEVLSLGEQQRLTFARLLVNQPKYAILDEATSALDLDNEERLYQALQAMGTTFLSVGHRPNLANHHQQVLQLSQDKTWQIRQPLVFRQEQLELIELP, via the coding sequence ATGGATCGATTGAACTTCAAAGTGTTGCAGCAATTTTGGGCGATCGCCAAATCTTACTGGTTCGGAGATGAGAAATGGCAAGCCAGAGGCTTATTGCTGGGAGTGGTGCTATTTTTGCTGGCCTACACAGGGCTGAGCGTGGTGCTCAACAACAAGCGAGGAGTGTTAATCTCAGCACTTTCGGCTCAAGATGAACCCCGATTCTGGCAAACCGTCACTATCTTTATTGCCGTTCTCGTCATCTACGCTCCCCTACTCGCAGGTTATCGGTATTTGCGCGATCGCCTGAGTTTGCAATGGCGGCGTTGGCTGACCAATCGCTTTTTAGAGAACTACTTTAGCGATCGCGCCTACTATCACCTCAACACCTCCAACACAGACATCGACAACCCGGATCAACGGATTGCGGAAGATGTCAGAAGTTTCACCCAAGAATCTCTGACCTTCTTGTTAGTGCTAGTGGAGTCTGTGCTCTCAGTGATTGCATTTAGTGGCGTCCTTTGGGGAATTTCTCGCCCTCTAGTACTTTTCCTGGTGCTTTACGCTTTGGTCGGTACCGTAGTGACCACCCTTGTATTTGGCAAACCACTGGTACGGCTCAACTTTGAACAACTCAAAAAAGAAGCCGACTTTCGCTTTAGTTTGGTGCGAATTCGGGAAAATGCCGAAGCGATCGCCTTCTATCGAGGAGAGGAGCAGGAGTCGCAACAGATCCAACACCGCTTTCTGGAAGTGTTCGACAATGTGAAGCGGCTGCTAATTTGGGAATTAAATTTGAATGTATTGACGAACGCCTATGAATTCATCCCTTTCGTGCTGCCAGCTCTGGTTGTAGCGCCAGCGATCTTTGCGGGAGAGATGGAGGTAGGTAAAGTCAGTGAAGCGCAAGGAGCCTTTGTCCGGGTCTTCTTCTCGCTGAATGTGGTAGTGGCTCGTTTCCAAGCGCTAACTACTTTTGGCGCGGGCATTAATCGTTTGTATACCTTTGCTGAGTTTCTAGAACAGACAGAAACCAGCCAAACTGCTGATACTGCTGCTCTTAGCTCATCTCCCCAGACAACCATTCAGACCATCGCCGCTGATCGCCTTGCGGTAGAACATCTCACCTTAGAAACCCCTAACCATCAACGAATCTTGATCGAAGATCTCTCGGTAGACTTATCGACCGGGCAAGGACTCTTGGTGATGGGGCCGAGTGGTTGCGGCAAGAGTTCGCTGCTACGCGCGATCGCAGGATTATGGAACGCGGGTCGTGGCAGCATTTTGCGTCCAGAAGCAGGCGAAATTCTGTTTCTGCCCCAACGCCCCTATATGGTGATGGGAACGCTGCGGGACCAACTGCTTTACCCCAATACTCATATTGAAGTTGATGACCAATCCTTAAAACACGTACTGCAACAGGTCAACTTAGCGGATTTAGATGAACGCTTTGGGGGTTTTGAGGCCCAGCGCGATTGGGCAGAGGTTCTATCTCTAGGAGAACAACAGCGTCTCACCTTTGCTCGCCTACTCGTAAATCAACCCAAATACGCCATTTTAGATGAAGCCACCAGCGCCTTGGATCTTGACAATGAGGAACGCCTCTACCAAGCGCTTCAAGCAATGGGTACAACTTTTTTGAGCGTAGGACATCGCCCCAATTTAGCGAATCATCATCAGCAAGTATTGCAACTCTCCCAAGACAAAACCTGGCAGATACGGCAACCGTTGGTTTTCCGTCAAGAACAACTGGAGTTGATCGAGCTGCCGTAA
- a CDS encoding GNAT family N-acetyltransferase, with translation MEILTKRFLLRDFTQEDEPPFLAYHADPRYAEFCAPEEVTPNQTQELLRLFSQWATESPRRNYQLAILDRRKSLELIGCGGLRSEGYNANQAELGIELAPQFWGRYAYAIEIGQALIEFGFGELRLKEILGVSVSANLRVARLAKRYGFIEVGQRPSPDWMTAQGWQQVEWRLTQEAWEYGSASHRHFAL, from the coding sequence ATGGAAATCCTCACGAAGAGATTTCTGCTGCGAGACTTTACTCAGGAAGACGAGCCTCCGTTCTTGGCTTATCATGCCGATCCACGATATGCCGAATTCTGTGCGCCCGAAGAAGTCACACCCAACCAGACTCAGGAACTGCTCCGTCTGTTCAGCCAATGGGCAACCGAATCTCCCCGCCGCAACTATCAGCTTGCTATCCTCGATCGCCGCAAATCACTAGAGCTCATTGGTTGCGGTGGCTTACGCAGCGAAGGTTATAACGCCAATCAAGCAGAACTAGGCATTGAGTTGGCTCCTCAGTTTTGGGGGCGTTACGCTTATGCCATTGAGATTGGCCAAGCTTTGATTGAGTTTGGATTTGGAGAGCTGAGATTAAAAGAGATTTTAGGTGTTTCTGTTAGTGCAAATCTGCGGGTCGCTCGTTTGGCCAAGCGCTATGGGTTTATTGAAGTGGGCCAACGTCCCAGCCCCGATTGGATGACAGCCCAGGGTTGGCAACAAGTTGAATGGCGGTTGACACAAGAAGCCTGGGAGTATGGATCAGCCTCACATCGGCACTTTGCACTGTAG
- a CDS encoding class I SAM-dependent rRNA methyltransferase, translating into MAKLPHIQLPTALKERLLQGHPWVYRNHVPSNLHFPSGTWVRARCGNWTGYGLWDTNGPIAIRIFSEEQVPDARWLREQVQAAWDLRSPLREKGCTAYRWLFGEGDGLPGITVDLYNDFAVVQTYMEGAAVLLDWLVDALRAAKPLQGIFLRTQHRASDEPAEGKCDSKIERLWGQPAPDDLVVKEHGLAFQVNLYSGQKTGLFLDHRENRRFVQDLSQGRDVLNCFAYTGAFSLYALRGQARHVTSVDIGKGLAEAANTNIALNGLEPERHTFVTQDCFNLLNSYVEQKRFFDLVILDPPSFAKSKQNRHAAQRAYVKLNALALRCVAPGGLLVSGSCTSQVSPEAFKEAIAAAGASAGRRVQIIHEAGQPLDHPVPAHFPEGRYLKFVVGRVR; encoded by the coding sequence ATGGCAAAGCTGCCCCACATTCAACTTCCAACAGCTCTCAAAGAGCGGCTCCTGCAAGGGCATCCTTGGGTCTACCGTAACCATGTCCCATCTAACCTGCATTTCCCATCCGGAACCTGGGTGCGAGCCCGCTGTGGCAATTGGACAGGATATGGTCTTTGGGATACCAATGGCCCGATCGCGATCCGGATTTTTTCGGAGGAGCAAGTTCCGGATGCTCGGTGGCTGCGGGAACAGGTACAGGCCGCTTGGGACTTGCGCTCTCCACTCAGAGAAAAAGGTTGTACTGCGTATCGGTGGTTGTTTGGCGAAGGAGATGGCCTGCCAGGGATAACGGTCGATCTCTATAACGACTTTGCCGTGGTGCAAACCTACATGGAAGGAGCCGCTGTGCTCCTCGATTGGCTAGTGGATGCCCTCAGAGCCGCCAAACCCCTACAGGGCATCTTCCTACGCACTCAGCATAGAGCCTCGGATGAACCAGCTGAGGGCAAATGTGATAGCAAGATCGAACGCTTGTGGGGTCAGCCTGCACCGGATGACTTGGTAGTGAAAGAGCACGGACTGGCGTTTCAGGTAAATTTGTATTCTGGGCAAAAAACAGGGCTATTTCTAGACCATCGCGAAAACCGCCGCTTTGTCCAAGACCTAAGCCAAGGGCGTGATGTCCTCAACTGTTTTGCTTATACAGGAGCCTTCTCGCTATATGCGTTGCGGGGTCAGGCACGGCATGTCACCAGCGTCGATATTGGCAAGGGGCTGGCAGAAGCAGCAAACACCAATATCGCTCTCAATGGTCTGGAACCTGAGCGACATACCTTTGTGACCCAAGACTGTTTCAATCTGCTCAATAGCTATGTGGAGCAAAAGCGCTTTTTTGATCTAGTAATTCTTGACCCACCAAGTTTTGCCAAGAGCAAGCAAAATCGTCATGCTGCACAACGAGCTTATGTCAAACTGAATGCACTAGCTCTGCGTTGTGTCGCTCCTGGTGGATTACTGGTAAGCGGCAGTTGTACGAGTCAGGTCAGCCCCGAAGCCTTTAAGGAAGCGATCGCGGCAGCAGGGGCTTCGGCAGGACGACGAGTGCAAATCATCCATGAAGCAGGTCAACCCCTCGATCATCCTGTCCCCGCTCACTTTCCAGAAGGACGCTATCTCAAGTTTGTAGTCGGGCGAGTCAGGTGA